TATTACAATATCATCAACATAcacaattaaaatagtattcttacgtttataaacacaatttagccattttaatttcttaaattccaAATCTTTAAATATACTATCAAGTTCAAAGTTCCAATATCGACTACTTTGATGTAACCCGTATAAGgatttatgcaataaataaagtttaccTTCATGACCTTTAACAATATATCCTGGAGGTTGTTTAACATATACAGGTTCCGATAAATTACCATACAAATATGCAGACTTTACATCGACTTGATAATGACACCAGTTTAACATTgatactaattaaataaataacaatttaataattgaaaagttaacAGGAGAAAATGCTTCTCCGTAATTAATACCTGCTCTTTGCTTAAAACCCAAAGCAACAAGTCTAGCTTTATATTTCTTAGGTTTATTTTCATCACGTTTAACAGTGTAAACCCATTTAGTGCCCATCACTTTAGTGTTTTTAGGAAGATTTACTAATTCCCATACTTTGcgtttttcaatcattttgaGTTCTTCACTCATAGCTAAATCCCATTTTTCTCATCTTTACTAATTTGTGTATCCTCAAAAGTTTTGGGAAATTCAGAATAATGACACTCGTACTCGAAAtcttcatttgaatttaaatcttCCTTACTACTTGTTACGTTATTAGGATGTTTgctttttgctttaaatgaaaatttctcagGTTCAAAAGAGAGTTTGTTTTTCTCACAATActttttaacatcatttaaaGATCTAAGTCTTAGTTTACTTGAAGGAGGATAGTAAAATACATCGattcttttacttttagttCGTGGACATTCTTTCCTTTCCCACTTTTCGATATCAATAGGACTTAATTTATCTGACGCTGTTTTATCATTACTAGATTCATTATCAAAGTTATCTAgctcgtttttcaaatttaggttgaatttaacatattcaaatgatttatttttaccaaataaagTTTCTACACCCTTTTTGCTTTCATCAATACTAACATGAATTGCTTCAATTACTTTCCTATCTTTCggaataaaaattctgtacCATTTAGTTCGTACAGCATATCCTACAACAATTCCAAGTTTAGCTCTAGGTTGaagtttatttctattaattttgggAATATGTCCATAAGCTAGTGatccaaaaattttaaggtGTCTTACTGAAGGTTTAAAACCTGACCATATTTCAATTGGACTTAAATGAATAGTCAGTTTATGCTCACATCTATTTTTGGTATGTACGAAAGCTTATAGAGCTTCCCCCCAAAATTTGGATTGTAGCCCACTATCATGTAGCATAGATCTTACCGCGTCCATTGCACTTCTATTAAACTTTTCTGCTATCCCTTCATTTCTGGAGTATATACATTAGTCCTTTCTATTCTAATTCCGAGATTACTTAAgaacttttcaaattctttataGCAAAACTCTAGCCAGTTATCAGTTCTAACACATTTTAACTTAAGATTAGTTTCCCTTTCACACTTagctaaatatttcttaaaacattcaaaaacttcgatttcactttttataacatatacATCAACTTTACGAGAAAAATCATCAATACaagataagaaatatttgttacgaCCTGAAGAGTTTACTGGAGAAGTTACATAAATCACATTGCACTCTTTCTAAACATGTTTTAGTAGTTCTATGATAAATAAGATTTCGTTTTAGAGATACCCTAGTAGATTTGGCAATTTTACAACTAGTACAATTTtcgtttttacttttacttaagTTTTCAATGCCTTTTACCacattatttttactcataCTTTGAATTAATGGCATATTCCCATGACAGAATCGTCTATGTgcaatatctaaatttaaagttgaaattaaagCTAAATTCCAACTATCAATATTTTCGTTAAGTTTATCTTCAAATTTCGTTGAATATCCattcaaaacatataatttatcttttctgTTTACAGTGAacatataattatcaaatttattaaaaattaccattttattgCGGCCCCATTCAACATAGTTACTAGCAATATCAATTTTCGCCCCACTAATCAAATTACGCCTCATGTTGGGCGcatatagaacattttttaaagtaatttccaCCTTACCTTTAATGTCCAATATAGTAAAGTCAGTGCCTCCGACACCAATGGCAATTGTTGAGCTATTTGTGTCACCAACCAGAACTTCTGTCGGTGTAATCTTTTTAAACCAAGAAAACCATTCTCTTTCTTTACAGATGAGATGTTGCCGCAGTATCTACTAGAAATTCTCCTatgaattgattaaaatttgacGATTCCACACACAAAGATTCATACTTTTCATTCAGGCTCGAATAGtctttttcacataaaaacGCTTTCTTTCGACGTTGCATATTCACTGTTTTGTAGCATTTATCCTCAATGTGACCCAATTTTTCACAGAATTTGCATACTACAGAACGACGAGGATTTGTTACTTCGAATTTCTTGCTAGGGTCCAGACTGCTTCCACTGAAGTTTTTCTTATTCACTGCTTGTCTTTTACCCTCACACTTTTGAACTTTGGTTGAATAAGCATCAATTACAAACGTAATTTTGTTCTCGTCtgtttgttttagttcaatCCTTCCAGATTCCGTAATTAGTCGCTTAGTAATTGAATCGACTCAAATTCATCATCTTTTcctctgtaaaaaatttgtacCAAGTTATCATATTCAGAAGGCAGATATCTTATCAGTTGAAAACACACCAATATTGAAGGCATTTTAAAACCAGCATActcaatttgtttattcttcTCCAACATTCTTCAGCTGTATATTCCGATCGTTTCTTCGTCGGGTGAAAATCTTGTGTTAAAGAAATCATCGACTAAACCAGCCTGACGAGCTCTCGACGTAGGTTCAAAGTTTACTTTCAGCATTTTCCAAACTGTCTTACCGTCTTCAGTATCAGCAATCAGGGATTGGTATTTTCGCTCGATTCCCATGTAGATTGTCGTGTAGGCTCATTGTTTTCGTAGAAAACAGGCCAATTTGTCTCTCTCAGCTGCTGTAGCTGTATTTCTTCTCCAGTTATTAAGTTCCAACATCCTTTTTCCATTAGCAAAACTTTCATATCAATTTTACAGCTTCCATAATTAAAATCTCCGAGCTTTAGGAAGGTAAAAACTGTTCCATCAGTAGACTCAGACATATTGAAAACTGAAGACTTACTTCCACTTTTCACTCGCTATTAGTCTATTTATTCCATGTTCCAGACTAAAGTTTTGCGGGTTCGATGGCCCATAACCAACTGTTGATGCGTTAGCAGAGCAAACACAGTAGTGAGTGAAAGTGTTAACTCATATGAAGAAACTTGAAGATTTAAATATCTCTTTATTACATACAGTATCATCTCGATACAAAATACAACTTAAGATATTAACTATAAGCTCAGcttaacaaaaatttgataCATTACCGGAAACAACAATACGGTGAAATGACATAGTGAAGAGACAAGACAAGACACATGCTTACAACAATGCATGCCTTATATACAGATTCCATAATGATATGCACCGATGACGTCACTTAcgttatctgaaaataaaatatctgctgCCAACACACGACCGAAACttaattctgttaatttaaTGCATTCAGAGGAGTAACAATCCACTCCAACACTAACAAACAATAAGGATTTAGTTCAGTAGTGGCATGGTTCTGTCTTTTTACTACCCCTCACCCTAAAAAGCCAATTCGCGAttgcaacgctcgagtacgccctctagcgggagcctAAAAATATCGGGCATTAGCTCCCACATAACCATTGGTAATGAtggacgccattttcttagcagcaaataaaaaagcaaaattgccCTAAGGAAAAGGTAGAACTTCTTGAAAAAACTAACCGGAACATGAcaaacattgaagcagaacacgccaagcatttgaagaacaatttctcaataatttttacatttctgatCAGTGTAGTAGCAANTGCAATCGATAACTTCCATACTGTTACAAATGTGtgtattacagtaaaatccatttttttgtctgcaattcattacaaattaaagtgaagtcaacattacTTACTTCATTCTAATgaacaaatgtaatttcagaacatgcataactgtaatagttatagaatagtatatatttctgaataaaagtaattcggaaaacaacaataaagaatcatccgaattacttgaaatagtttcatttgtgctgattattaatttttttatcgttttcttggtaagtattttttagttttgaaagagtaatttcaactagaattcaacTATCTTGTTTTcaagctacatattcaaattcatatcgagatcttacaattataaaattttgatgtgtggTATGTTATCTATAAGTgatgaagggataatctatgcatatattatttgaaaatgaaattttcaaacgaagaacatttctTTTGGAAATCTGCGGATTTATAAAACAGgtgagtgttatgatttttataataaataatttgctttttcttatttgatgatagttctcaAAAGAATGGTTTTTTTTACGTCGGATTAAGAActgtaagaataaaaaaagagaaacaatatgaaaatttttatttcaatataaaaaattttcaaaatcgttttttatcctaagaattctttattttacgttttttagtttacaattttttgataaaaattgttgtcaaaatactttttttgaaaaattaaatggtataacattatgtgtttatgtatacttcttgtatattctaatgtttgaagtaatatgattcagaaaagtatggaataaaaattcggtacttacgtattaacgccaccgccgctacagatttggcggtttttaagtgccgccaatctacacttaaaatttttgcgacaattcataaaataaaacactttatttaaaatcaaaatagtcaatcggatttcggtggaaaatgagccgatatagagtttagcatagattcaaaacaatcatatcgccatatgaactctgataaataagattccaaatgaaataacatttccaaaacgtacgtttaccaagataaagttttatgttgtgggaattggtacattttcgttttttcggtaaaatatttccctcctgaaaaaataaaattgcatcttgttttgtttttggcaaatcccaaagacgaattttcgtagcactaaaaatggcgacaaaaaagaattgtttttttttttttttttgtttcgtcagcattctttattttacgtttcttagtttctaaataatgatttttattgaaacttgaaattttttgataaaaattgttgtcaaaaaactttgtttacaaaattaaatttcataaaattatgaggcttatgtatactttttgttcattttaatttttgaactaatatgattcttaaaactatagaatgtaaagtttaaatgggcctttcatgttatatcattaaatttagtaatactatttctcgggcattaggttttaactcttataagaatatacatatttttttctgtttatgtacaaatatttttttgatgtgttttggatgttccttctctaaaaaaagagataccagtttgttttcgtttgcaaaagaaagaatatcaaatttttttcttttttaaatttaattagacacaataaagaaggaacgttgcaatgctacgcattgcattaaagacgtctctagagtaactgaatgactgttcatatagaaatcgcaggtattagtctcatacaacaacgccccctatagctcgttgcgatcgcgaatttaGAATATCAGGAGAAAgacaggggaaaaaaagaacgtaaaaaaatatgttatcaaggaagaaaaatttgcattgcaatgactaaaaaaaaattggaaaacctTATAACGAAATGACCAAAGAGAGAAGTGTATGAAGAACTTTTGTTACAAactagtttaaacaaaaaaaaacatttactaatgTTTCTTCCAAAACGATATTAAAACACATCAGATGTTTCACAAGAACAATGCGAAAGAAAGGaatgtaaaatattgcaaaagggattaggaaatttttttagcaatatgcAGGACAAAACTTCACACAAATCGACGAAAACCCTTCAAAAGTTAGAAATGACTAAAGATTTCGATATCaagtaaaacaaatatgtttataaataatttctaaagtcTTTGACACCATcttttcagaatatttcaaCAGTTTTGAAGCTTAATTGTTCctataaaacttaaatgagtaaaaatgaaGTTCTCTTTGATATACAATGCAGGTGTGAACTAACTTTTGAGTTACTGCataattaaagagttttaatttgaaaaattagtttgcttttaaagttttttaagtttagtagCTTTTCTTTAACAGGCTtaagattttcaattaattaaactaattataattaaagaatttgttCTTTTCTTCCCATTCGccattaatttacatttagaaTCTATCATTCAGAATTTAAATCCACTTTTGACTGATCTACTGAAAGATAACTTCGCTTGATTTAAAACCCAAAAATGACGCACTCGTCAAGTTACACAATACATGTAATAAATCACAGTACAAAAGCATTGCTTAAGAAATTTACATTAGAGTAAAAGCGTGAGAAAGACTTAATTAATCAAGATACATTATTCCCGTTGCAGTGGCTTTGAAACAAGTGTCCTGGAGACCAAAGCTACCTCTGAAATATTTTACGCATAACTCCGTTAATAATATGTTTCTCGGTCGCAGTTCGGAATGTATCCTATTGGTTGCATTCCGCCTGGTGTGTTTGTTATTAACCTTAGGTTTCGATGAAGCTtgccttaaataataaaaatatgaatctcGGTGGACTGTATTACAATCTGCTATTTTGTAATACTTGCACGCCTAAGGCCAGATGTGAGATTTTTGGACGCGTTTGGAGAGGATTAATGGTTTTAAACTGAGAGCATAGagattcatttttaacttaaaatgaattacaTTCCCCAGTGTATTTCGAAATTTGTACACCGTATTTCAGTGTTTTAGAATGTCTGGTTTCTAAggttttaaactcaaaattataaattcatttttgtgattcatgtttgactttttattatttggaattTGTTCGTAAATCGTCGTTGCTTGCGGTGTATATTTTATGgtgtttaaaattgtatatggATGGTATAAAagcgagaaaaaataattctgccaAAATATTGTGGAAATAAATGTTGTATTGTAgtaacattcaaaaatattcaacttaatTTCACTATCATTTAATTAcatctcttatttttattgttttacttttattacatctttttttgaaactaatattcttttcttttcctctttACTGATTATATTAacgatacatttattttatttaagcttcacctaattttcatttaaaaacattttacgcTTAATTTAAGCATAGCAGTTAATCTTTCTACTTTTTggttagtaataaattaaaacttaaaaacaatgatCGTCACTCAACGAATCACAAACGAAAGAGATGATGCTATttggcattattttattttgccattgATCAAAAGTCAACCTTCTCGGAACccattatgtaatatttaattttcattaaatgatgAGGTTcctttttgtttcttcaaatgcttaaaaagcatacattttgtctttgacattttgaaatggaaaagaaatacttttttttccatattgcttttaattaatctacttttattaaatagaaatcgtttttaatgcatttgtttTTTGCCCAAACATTATGACTACCCCTACATTTTACAATGAACTCTCCTGGATGACGTGGAGGGCACGTGATCTGGCGAAAGTGGTATTTAACTGTTGCTGGAGAGTTTGAAGAATCCTTCTTTCACTTACTTCTGTGTGTGATGGGAAGGGCTGCGGATATAAGCGACTTTGATAGAGGGCAGATTGTAATGACTCGAAGGCTCAGAACAAGTATTTCCGAAACTGCACGACTCCTGGGTTGTTCGCGATCTACAGTTGTTAGTAATTATGCAAAGTGGATGAATGACGGTGAAACCAGCAGTAGACGACATGGTGTTGGACGTCCACACGCCATCAAAGATAAAGGTCGTCGGAGATTGTCTCGCTTGGTGAAGCAAAACCGGAGCCAGACAGTGGCTCAGCTGATAGCCCAATATAATGCAGGGTCAAGTAGAATACTATCAGAGCACACTATTCAGCGGACACTGTTGGATATGGGGCTAAGCAGCAAACGTCCCACTCGTGCGCCTTTGTTGACCAAGCGTCATTGCCAACTACGCCTGCGTTGGGCCCGGGAACATCGCGACTGGTCCATGGATCAGCGGAAGAGAGTTGTCTAGTCAGATGAATCATGGTTTGACATTCATCACTTCGATGGACGTGTCAGGATAAGCCGTCTTCCAGGTTGCTCCCTCAATGTACAGTAGGTCATACAAAGGCCGGTGGTGGCGGTATTATACTTTGGGGGACGTTCTCTTGGACGTCTCTGGAACCCGTGGTTGTAGTAGAGCAGACCATGAATGCTACAGGGTATCTGAACATCATTGCGGACCTGTTTCACCCTTACATGGCATCTGTTTTTCCAGCTGGAAGTGAAATTTTACAACAGGACAGCACCCCGTGTCAGGAGGCTAAAATTGTGTTGGAGAGGTTCCAGGAACATGATGCTGAATTCCAATTAATGTCCTGGCCACCTAACTCACCGGATCTCAATTCGATAGAACGCATTTGGGATGTCGTGGAACGGCAGCTCAGAGTTCAAAGACCACTAAGTCGCAATATCTCGGATTTGCATGACCGTTGCTTAAGCATCTGGTACAATCTGTCTCTGGCCATCTACCGAAGACTTGTGGCATCCATGCCAAGGTGGGTTGCAGCTGTGTTGCGGGCTAAAGGTGGGCCAACTCGTTATTAAGAGGTGGTCGTAATGTTCTGACTCttgagtgtatatatatatttgatatttgaactattttaaacaattaaattttgatgaaagtaggaaaaaatcaatgaaattatagtt
Above is a window of Parasteatoda tepidariorum isolate YZ-2023 chromosome 5, CAS_Ptep_4.0, whole genome shotgun sequence DNA encoding:
- the LOC107446518 gene encoding uncharacterized protein; amino-acid sequence: MGRAADISDFDRGQIVMTRRLRTSISETARLLGCSRSTVVSNYAKWMNDGETSSRRHGVGRPHAIKDKGRRRLSRLVKQNRSQTVAQLIAQYNAGSSRILSEHTIQRTLLDMGLSSKRPTRAPLLTKRHCQLRLRWAREHRDWSMDQRKRVV